GGTGGACAAAGCAGGATGCAACCCTGGTTCCAAGGGTTCCAAGCTCTTGCGGATCTATTGGATGAAGCAAGGATCTGGGCCATGAACCTCTGGAGCTCCCACTCTGACTGTCCCGCTTTCTCGAGCTGTTGGGAAGTGGAATATATCAACTATATCAATATATCAGGTatgagaaagatgaaagaaatgccCCAAGGTGGGACCCCAGTGCTGCAATCTTAGTGAGCCCTGTATGAGAGAAACACCGTGTAGACCAGGAACCGTTAATGCACTAATTACTGGCTCAGGGATGACTATCCCTTGTGCCAGTCTGGTTATGCTTGTTTTCCTCCACCTGTTTTTTGCCTGGATGCTGCTCTGCAGTCACACAGGTCCACCTCAGTCAGAGCCATGGCTTCTAGTGACAGTCCTGCTGCAAGTGGGAGGCTGAGCTGTAGACCCCAGAGTTTCTGTCCTGCCACCATTGCTCTCCTGGCAGAAGGAGTGGTGGTAAGATTCAAAGATGTGTGGTTGTAGGGGCCTGTGAATGCAGAGCTATCACAGAAGGCTGATGGTTGTACCAGCCCACGTGAGATTGACTTTGCAATCTGGATTTCCATGCCAATAAAAGTCAGACTGTCAGTGCTGTGTGAAGCTGGTATTCCTCCTTCCCTGGGTGTCTCTGTCTCTTCCCTTTTAACCCAGGCATGGTTGCGTCACCTTCTCTAGGTAATGTGGTTGTCCCTGTGCCTGCTGAGGGCATGCAGAGCTGACACACATTGCTAGTGGGTGCCTGCAACAGGAAAGCCAAGTATGAGCAGCTGGTGACCTCTTCCAACCCCTGAGCACATTCATTGCCCTTTGGATTACAGATGAGGTGGCTGGAATATCCATGAGGAGGTATGCCAAAAATGCAATTCCCAATTGCAGGGTGCCACAAGGCCGGGGTGTTCCTGATGATGTGATTGTTACCCAACAGCTCGTTATCTGCCTTCAAGAAGTGGTGCTTTGCTACTGCTCCCTGAGGTTTAGGACACTTGTGTCTGACTCACAGGgctggagaggaagagagggtgGTGTATTTGGAACAAGATTGGTCTTTCAGGTGCTTGATGGACAAGTCCCAGCCTCTCTGTTCCTCTTTATAAGCCAAGACGACCAGTTGTCTTGGTGCTGCTGTCCCTCCTGACTGCACAGATGGGCCTGGAGCAGAAGGTCAGGTTGATCTGTAACATCTACTCTCCTTCTAGCCCAGGTTATTGCTGAAAGAAATGTTCCTGACTGAGTCATGAGGCTTTGTTTATAGCTCTGGctgttcatttcttcttttagagACACATGGCTTTTTGGTGATCATAACAGTTAAAATTTCCTTTGTAGAGTCTGCTTTGCAATTCGGCGTCTGAAGTCTCTGGGTTTTGTGAGCATAAGCTTTGGTGCTTCCCAGTGAGTTTAGGAGCAATGCAAGTCCTCATGGACTCATGGTCAGACTGTTGGGCTCTTGTCAAGTGTGTTGTTGTGCTCTGGTAGGTACTTTGGCTTGGTGCTTTGGGAAAAATTCTGGCAGGACCCACAGATGAGCTGATGGATTCATAACACCCAGGGTCTGAGCCTGGGGGTGATATCGTGATGTGGAAGCTCCAAATGAGATGAACTCCTCTTGCTAGGACTCTTCTTCTGGGGCAAGAGCAGGGTAtggtctgctgcaggctggctcTGGACTGTGCTGGGTAGCTGGCAAATTTTCCAGGGTCATGGATGCAACTTGGATGACTTGTGCACTCCCAAGGCTTGGGTGCAGGAGGTGGAGACTGTCGTTTTGTTTGGTCCATATGTTATTGTTGCCTATTAATGCTTGCTGAATGCCACAGGTATGTGACTAacccctttccttcctcctttgcCACAGAGGCTTTACTCTCTTGAGGTACCAGGACAAGTTGCCTCGATAAATGGCTGAGTGCCAGTGATCTCACTGATATGTGTGCGTTTTGTGGCAGAGCCTGTTCCAGGTCTGAGCTATTGAGGTGTGCCACCTTAATACCTGGATGACATTGGCTTGGGCAGCAGAGCCTTCAGTTATAGTGGTGTCTTCCAAGATATATGGGAAATTTTTGTGCTTCTTCCTGCTGCCAGAGCCCACTGCTCAGGAGCTGGGCAAGGGGGTGGTAAGTGGAGGAAATCCTCATCACAAAATGTTCAGGGTTGCAAGCTGGCCATGAGCCACGGAAACCACAGACCTGTGGTTTGTCCAGCCCAGCCTTGAAAACCAAGGTGTAGatctttcctcctctgctgccctgtGTCTCAGGGCAGCCCCCACCTCCCACTTCCTTGTGTCCAGTCTGAAACTCCCTAGTGGCTGTCTGCTTCTTTTGCTCCTCTTTACATCATCTGCCTCTTTTCTGGCCAAACTCAAACTAGATGGCCAAAAGCAGTACTGTGCTCACAGCTCTTCTGTACCAGAAAGGGACTACTTCTGACAAATATAGAAAAGCAGGTTATCTTGGCACAGCATTTCCGAAGCAGCTTTGTTGGTCTTTGACAGTTTTTGCCATCTCAATGTCAATGACTACAAACAGAACATCATTGTTTAAAAGATACGTCAAGGGATGTTGCAGAACATCAAACTCACCAGACAAGGGATAGGCACTCCTTCTCACCCACTACCAAACTGggtcacattttatttttatatatatacaccacaAAATACTGGAATACAAACAATGCTGCCCACCTCAGCTGTTTCCTATGTAGCATGTGCAGCCAGAAAATTCAATTGGTATGAGAACTCACGGTGAGTTTTGTGACAGGACAATAGTACTGGGAAGCATATTGTTATGACTGGCTTAGGGAGGACATGTCTGGCATCTGCTAATTCCTATGCAGGCCAAACTTCTCAGTCCCTTATAATCCACACTGCTTGTTGAGGTGGTTGTTGCAGTAATATGAGTTGTCTCTGATGCCCTCAGGCATGGTCTGCAATGTCTCTCCTGAGTCAATGTACACCCAGGCCAGGTGAGAATAAGGCCACTGTAATCCATCCCTCcattctcctctccctcccttccttccttcaatCGTGTCCTGAAGTCCTTTGGGCTGCTGTAGGAGCATCTGGAGATGAGCTATCAACCACAATGGcggttttcttttcttttcctttcttttcttttcttttcttttcttttcttttcttttcttttctttNNNNNNNNNNNNNNNNNNNNNNNNNNNNNNNNNNNNNNNNNNNNNNNNNNNNNNNNNNNNNNNNNNNNNNNNNNNNNNNNNNNNNNNNNNNNNNNNNNNNNNNNNNNNNNNNNNNNNNNNNNNNNNNNNNNNNNNNNNNNNNNNNNNNNNNNNNNNNNNNNNNNNNNNNNNNNNNNNNNNNNNNNNNNNNNNNNNNNNNNNNNNNNNNNNNNNNNNNNNNNNNNNNNNNNNNNNNNNNNNNNNNNNNNNNNNNNNNNNNNNNNNNNNNNNNNNNNNNNNNNNNNNNNNNNNNNNNNNNNNNNNNNNNNNNNNNNNNNNNNNNNNNNNNNNNNNNNNNNNNNNNNNNNNNNNNNNNNNNNNNNNNNNNNNNNNNNNNNNNNNNNNNNNNNNNNNNNNNNNNtttattttatttttattttattttattttattttattttattttattttattttattttattttattttattttattttattttattttattttattttattttattttattttatttattttcccactgaaaaggttgtgaggcattggatCAAGTTGCCTgtggaagtggttgagttcccgtccctggaggtcttcaaaaatgTGTGGCTGTGGTGCTTAGTTACATGGTTTAAcggtggacttggcagtgctaggttaaaggttagGCTAGACGACCTTAGAGgacttttccaacctaaatgattctatgatataagACAGGGACAGAACAGAGGAGCTAGGGTCAGCAAGAGTTGCTTGGGGGTGGGCTTCTGACTGCAGGGTGGGGTGGGAAGCATTAGGACATGCTGAGAAGCAACGCTAACATAATAAGACACCACAGGATGGTGTGGGTTAGTgcttccagctccctgctcacacCAGCCCTGTTATTCCCCAGATTGGCAAGATGTGGTtgctgctggtggccctggGCCTGGCCCAGGGGCTGTGTACTGCCGCCCCGCATGGAGGAGTGAGCCGCAACAACCCCGAGCAGTTCATGAACATTGTaagtgctgcagggcagagtCCTCCCCAAGGAACGTGCCAGCCTCTCCTCATTCCTTGCCTGCTGTCAGCACCCAGGGGACAGTGGTGGGGAGGGCACAGGAACCAGGagttttccctgtttttctatTGGTGTCACTCACTTCATGCTCTCAGCCTGAAATCAGCCACTCTGGCCTTCCTCTGGTGTAGATGGGCCTCCAGATCTTGCATGTGCATGTGAAGATGACACCAGACAGCATGGTGGCTCTGGGTCAGGCTCAGGGCAGATGCAGCATGTCTGGATGACCTGATGGACACCAGCAGGTCACCTTTCGCATCGGCcttctgtccctgcagagccagaAGATCCGTTTCCAGGGGTACCCCAGTGAGGAGTATGATGTGCTGACTGATGATGGCTATTTCCTCAGTGTGAACCGAATTCCCCATGGCAAAGGAGATGCTGGGGACTCAGGTGGGCTCAGTTTCACCAAGTGTGGAGTGGAGTTATGACCCTGCTCAGAGGCAGGGTAGTGTCCAAGAGGAAATCAATGTAAGCACCCACACCTTTAGAGATGGTTTTGGCAGCCAAGAGCAAAGACAAGTTTTTGTTGAGTGCTGATGGGGACAAAGCAGCCATGAGCTGTCCCTGGTGACACAAGGGACATGTTTTGCTTgtggcagagctgccctggATGGGACAACACAGCCCAATGAGCCCCACCACTAGCAGAAGGAGGGCCCTGGTGACTCCTTCCCTGGAGCAAACCCATTGCCCTGGGTCAGGGTTTCCTTACAGCTTAGGGACAGGGAttgcaaaatgtttcagagtGAAAAATGACCAGCAAATTATGGGGGAAGGGAATATTTAATACACAGcttgcagaaaataatgctCACTGAGGTGTGTAAGgacttttcctttccatttggGAAGGGGTTTTCTTGTGTGAAGTACCCAGTTTCTTCTCCTTCAGGATCCAGGCCACCTGTGCTGTTAGTGCACGGGTTCAGTTTAGATGGTGGCGACTGGGTGGACAATCTCCCCAACAGCAGCCTGGGCTTCATCCTAGCCGACGCGGGTTATGACGTATGGATTGGAAACTGCCGGGGGAACAGCTGGTCTCAGCGACACCTGAACCTCTCTGTCAACCAGGAGGAGTTTTGGGACTTCAGGTGAGGAGGACCACAAGGACATGGCCAGGAtgtggggctgccagcaccacccACCCTATATCCATGGGAGGCTGCGAACAGCCGGTGGATGGTAAATAGGCATCCCCTGCAGCTTCTCCCCTTGCTTCCCAGTTTCCACGAGATGGCCATGTATGATCTGCCAGCCATGGTGTCCTTCATTCTGCAGCATACCGCGCAGGAGAAGCTGTACTACATTGGCCACGCTCAGGGCAACTCTCTGGGTGAGTGGTGAGGAGGGGCCAGCTACACATGGGAGCTGGGTTGGCCCATGGTACACCCAGGTTGAAGGCAACCTTTGGGTCTGTGCTGTGTTTATTGCTGCCCTTGGGAGGAGCTTTAGATCAGGCAGGTTGGGTCTTTTCTGCCACTGCATATTCACACCAGCCTCTTGCTGGTGAAGATCTCCAGGGTTCTGCCGCCCCTCAGGTCCCCCCATGACttcaaaactaaactaaaactttaaactaaaagagggtaggtttagattagacattaggaagaaattatttactctgagggtggtgagacactaacacaggctgcccagagaagctgtgaatggCCCAACCCTGGAAATGCTCAAGACCAGGCTgtatggggctttgggcagccagGGCAGGTGAGTGGTGTCCCTGtgcatggcagggggctggaaccaGATGAGCTATAaagccccttccaacctaaaccattctgcgattttatgattctatgattcaagaGGTTTAACTTCAGCCACAGCTGAGGAGAGCCAAGGTGAACTTACCCAAACCTCTTAGTAATAAAGGGGAAACACTAAAAGCAAGCTACAACCAGCAAAgaactttttacattttacGCCTTATCCTTGCTTCAGATAcgctcccctttcccttccctcacaGCAGAAGTTCACTTTTCCAGAGGAAGAGATCTTTCCCCACCCAGCCCAGGTCTGAGCTGCTAGTCAAACCAAGGAGCCACCACCTCCTTCTGTAAGcttattttctagaaaaaaaaaaaaaaaaaaatcagtcacacATCAGAGATTTCCTCAGTCAGACTGCGCATTGGGACATATGCTGCATCCATGTTGTTGCTGTTGGGGTTATTGTGAatgcttgctgtttttcaggtttCATAGCATTTTCAAGCATGCCACAGCTGGCTCAGAAAATCAAAGTGTTCTTTGCCTTGGCTCCTCTTTACACCTTTCATCATGCTAAAGGTCCTGTGTTAAAGACAGCATTTTTACCAGACATAGTGCTGAAggtatgcaaatattttttgtgttattaCCCTGTCTACTCACaatgaattaatgaaattaaagaacttTCAGCAATGCAAGTCACATTCTCTGTGTTGCAGTGGCTCTCCAGCCATTGTGCACTGAGCCCATGCCTGCACCAGATCTTGAAGAGGTGTGTGGAGAGACAAAAGAGAAGATCCCAGACAGTAGGGATGTCCCTCTCTTTCCAGTTTAGGACGGCCACATTTCACTCTAAAACATCATTACCTGTccattattactgtttttaaacagagatGACAGACCAGTTACATGAGTCTGGCTATCCCAGGCAGACCGCAGTTAGGCTGAGCTTTTGAAGTTGGTACATCAGAAGCGGTACACCAAGATGATGGGGACAACAGCATGGGGTAGAAAGGACAGTGATATATTTATGCTGCTCTGAGACCCAGGTGTGACTGTGGGTCAACCGTATTCAGGAGTTACTTGTCAGTTCTGGCTGCTGACAGGCAGCTCCTGTGAAGAGGGGTGCAGGACACACAGTGACCTGTTTCCTTGTGCTCTTGCAGACAATATTTGGAACAAAACAACTGACCCtggtgggaagggaggaaagagcCATACTTGCCAAGACATGCAGCAACCTGCTAACAGCTGAAGTTTGTGAAAATGAGATCTTCCTTATTGGTGGATACAATAAGAAGAACTTGAACATGGTAGGTATATTAGCTCTTCCAGGTCACAGTGACGCACACTTGTAATTTCCAGTTTCCCTGAGCTTTTCCTAGACAAGTAGAAATACCTAATGAGCTACAAAAAGTAAGGCTTCTTCATTCTTGGAGAGTACTGGTAGGTACTTCTtccccagcctgctctgggtaCAAGCTCTGGGTACAACCTGGATGCTGTGGAGTAAATATGCTCTGCATGGGAAAGTGGAGAGATGATGGCATGGGAATGTAGTATTAATTACTCACCAATCAAAATGTCTCTCCTGATGTAAGATGAACCTATGTTTAAATGCATGATCTGCATAGTTAGCAATACAAGAATAAGTATAAAACCCCCAAAAATGAAGGTGCAAAAATCACTGTTCAAGGCAGTGAGTATCTGGGGGTTTCTTTTCAGCGGCATTCCTTGGGTTGGGATGTTAAACCTAAGAAATGCTGCTGTGGGTAAGAATCACTTGTGGATTTTTCTGCAAAGGCAAGGTAACTCCTGCCTTATTTTCTGCTGACCTGTGACCATGTGacaagtttgaagaaaaaaaaaattgtctgtaccagttgcatttccattttaaagagATGGTTTTAATGGTATACCATTAAAAGCTACTCTTAGCTCTGAATAGAATAAAGCTGcttttgcatattaaaaattacattgcagttataaaacagaatgatagaagagattttttttttggcctggaCAGATTTTCATCATTCTCAAATCACTTAGAAAAAActttctttctcctgcagaGCCGACTGGATGTATACCTAGCTCATTTTCCAGACTATACATCAGTAAAAACTCTTCTCCACTGGGGACAGGTAGGGACTCTGACTTTATGATGACTACAACCTAtgatttttaatctttgaatATGATATTTTACAATGACCCTTCATTCACCCTGGAGACAGATAAGGAGGTAGAGTTGGACAAAACcaataaaagatattttgaaattactACACTGAAGTGTCCCAAAAGTCACAGATGCTAGCTGCTGCTTCAGGCTGGCCAAGGCAGGGTCACCCAGATAACTGCTCCAGTCCTGCGTAAGCACCCTATGAAGGTGTTTTTTGGATGTTCTCTTTGCTTCAATATGTGGGGTGAGCACTAGCAAGTGCAAACCTGGAcaccagagctgtgctgggcaACCTCACCTGGCCCCTACAGCTGTCCTTTCCTTCTGGTGGGGCTGATCCAGGGCACCTGTTACTTGCACAGAGTTGACTCTTTGCTCTTGCCTTTTAGACTGCCAAAACTGGGGACTTCAAGCAGTTTGACTACAGGGAAAAGAATCAGGAGAAGTACAACCAGGTCAGTGGCACTTGcatcaggaggaggagagcatgAGGTTGGCTAACTGGGATGAGGGTTGCATCCTATAGTGGCTGGTGTGTCCAGAGTACACCAGGATTTCATGGATAAGACAACCCATCTTATTCATAATTAGCATTATTAGGGTCAGAGCTGTGAATAACTGGAGTGTTTCCTCCCAGACAACCCCACCCTTGTACAGGATAGAAGACATGACAGTGCCAACCGCCCTATGGAGTGGTGGTGAGGACTGGGTGAATCCACCTGTAGAGACCCAGCGCTTGCTCCCTCGCATCACCAACATCATTCATCATGAGCATTTTCCTGACTGGAACCACTTTGACCACCACTGGGGCCAGGATGCACCACAGCGCATGTACAGGCAGATTGTTGCTCTGATGGAGGAAAATCCATGAACATTCTACGTGCTGCCTTGGGATGGAGAACCCATTTGTTCCCACAAGCTCAGGGGCATGAGTTTTGTGTGAAGTCTGCcactctcttcttcccttcttaaaAATGTCTCCTATCACCGTATTTCACACAGATTTAATGGGCTAAATACAATTGTCTaatttctgcctgttttctgtGACTAGAGACTAAAATAAACTCTTGTATCACAGCCTAACTCCAACTCTTTGCCTGGTGGGCATTGCCAGGTTTGTGTTTGTGCCCCACTGCTGGGCTGAGGCGTGCAGAAGACcctagctgcttttttttttttattttccctgttcctGGCTCAAGACATTGACCTTCTGGGGACATACAGGGATCTGGCTGGCCCCAGACTTCCTGTAAACACATCTTCTCCCTTGTCCCCACAATGATCTGGAGAACTTGAGGAACACACAACACTGATAAACATCCCTCCTCTTGCCAATGGGGAGTGTCTTCAGCCACAAAATCAACAGTCCCTTGCCATTTGTAATGCATTGCCATTATACACGGTTTGATGAAAAGACATTTTGGGCTGAAATTTTACTCCAGAAATTGAGCATGTACTTTGGAGTACGGGCTTATGTGAAAGAAAGGTGGCAAGTGACCTTGTCTATGGCTCTGGACAGACTGATGTGAGTTAGCACTGATTAGAGGAGAGGAATGTTTTTCTTGGAAGGAAGCGGAAGAAAGCCAGAGGGGTAGATAGACACCACAAGCCCAAGAGGTTGTGAAATGGCAACATCTGGGTCTTGGTGTTTGGCTAGGTCTTTTCTGGGAGATAACTCACCCAGAACAGTGTCCCACATCACCTCCTGGCAAAAATGGCAAAAACCCAGCTGTGTTTTCTAGGAGGTTGAATTTAACATGGCATGGAGTGTTTTCCAATAATATCACTATTTTCTTAACATGTATGTTGGAAATCtgtctccctctttctctctccctccgTGAGCCTGTGTGGAGATGGGGAAAGTTCCCCTCTGATGCACCCTGGGGTCTTGGATTCCCAGCACCCACTTCTTAGTCCCTATGAAGTCTCCTTGCACCCCTCTCTTGCTCCCCCACAGTGGGTGGCATTTGCTGTGATTGCCGGCTGTGTCCTTCCTTCAGGCACCCTGAGCTGTGACAGCTCGGCCCCGCTTGGCTCTGATGACAGGCTGCCTCCCCAGGGATATGACCCTCAGTttggcagctctctgctctcaCATCCCACctgtggggaggtggggagagtGACTCAGATTCGCAAATCCACTCAGTGCAGATTAAGGTGAGATAACATTCAAGGTATGTGCATAGATATTAACTGTAATAGGAACACAGAGAACAAATACTCTGTCAATGTGTCAATGCTGGCACTATCAGTTATATTCACCTGAGCTATGCAGCTTTATGGGAAATCGAGGTAGGCCTAGGGTTACTTGGCAGCTTtgagggaaggagaaacagagcaaaaaggaaagaaagacagagatCCTGGATCCATTGTTGGACCGGCTGATGGTGGTAGTTAGTCTAGAGTGAGTCCCACTACAGATAAGTACATGCCCCTGTTTATTGGCCCCAGATCTGGCAGTGGTTGGGACACAGCACTTTTCCATACCTTTAGGACAAATCACGGGGAGTGACACCGGGCCCTTCCCCATGATGTCTGTCTCTTGGGGTGACGGCCACCTGGGCTCAGAGCACAGCCGCTTCCGGTTCATTCCCTACACAttcccatgtccccatgtcccgGGCACCTCCTACACCATTGTGGAAaggctggttttgtttcccaGGAGGGGGACATGCTTTGCAGGACCCAGGATGGGCCATTAGGCTTCAGGCTGGCTTAGCCAGGAGTGTGCATGCACCTAGGTGCAGAACTGCATGGTTTGCATGTGGGCCACTGAACCTAGATGAGGAGTGAAGGCACAGCCTGAGCTCATGCTGTAGGTAAAAAGCCTAGAAATGCCCTGTGTGTCCCACACTGCAGCCCCTAAACTCACACCATGAGCAGGGAGGGGCCAGCAGCGCATGCACACTGGTGTGCAGCTGGTGTGGCAGGGTGCGGGACCTCTACACCAACTCTTGGCAATCTGTGAGATCACACACCTACCGTGGTGTCCACTAGGCAGAGAGCTCACTCCAAAGACTGTGGCGACCCAGATGGAGGGCCTGCCTGGAGACGTGGCTGTTCAggcctctggctgcagggactgcctgagcctgctgctgctggggagggcagcagggagacTGCCTGTTCTCAGGGAGAAGGTCTGCTCACCATGGTGGCTAAGCTCAAGGAAGAGGTGGAGAGACTGAGGAGCATCAGGGTGAGTGAGCAGGACtggtggagtaactccctggtGTGACGGAGGGAA
This Oxyura jamaicensis isolate SHBP4307 breed ruddy duck chromosome 6, BPBGC_Ojam_1.0, whole genome shotgun sequence DNA region includes the following protein-coding sequences:
- the LOC118168904 gene encoding lipase member M-like isoform X1; the protein is MRNPLHGEIGKMWLLLVALGLAQGLCTAAPHGGVSRNNPEQFMNISQKIRFQGYPSEEYDVLTDDGYFLSVNRIPHGKGDAGDSGSRPPVLLVHGFSLDGGDWVDNLPNSSLGFILADAGYDVWIGNCRGNSWSQRHLNLSVNQEEFWDFSFHEMAMYDLPAMVSFILQHTAQEKLYYIGHAQGNSLGFIAFSSMPQLAQKIKVFFALAPLYTFHHAKGPVLKTAFLPDIVLKTIFGTKQLTLVGREERAILAKTCSNLLTAEVCENEIFLIGGYNKKNLNMSRLDVYLAHFPDYTSVKTLLHWGQTAKTGDFKQFDYREKNQEKYNQTTPPLYRIEDMTVPTALWSGGEDWVNPPVETQRLLPRITNIIHHEHFPDWNHFDHHWGQDAPQRMYRQIVALMEENP
- the LOC118168904 gene encoding lipase member M-like isoform X2, with translation MRNPLHGESQKIRFQGYPSEEYDVLTDDGYFLSVNRIPHGKGDAGDSGSRPPVLLVHGFSLDGGDWVDNLPNSSLGFILADAGYDVWIGNCRGNSWSQRHLNLSVNQEEFWDFSFHEMAMYDLPAMVSFILQHTAQEKLYYIGHAQGNSLGFIAFSSMPQLAQKIKVFFALAPLYTFHHAKGPVLKTAFLPDIVLKTIFGTKQLTLVGREERAILAKTCSNLLTAEVCENEIFLIGGYNKKNLNMSRLDVYLAHFPDYTSVKTLLHWGQTAKTGDFKQFDYREKNQEKYNQTTPPLYRIEDMTVPTALWSGGEDWVNPPVETQRLLPRITNIIHHEHFPDWNHFDHHWGQDAPQRMYRQIVALMEENP